The following proteins are co-located in the Sulfurovum sp. TSL6 genome:
- a CDS encoding lipopolysaccharide biosynthesis protein — protein MDNLKEKAKIAFIWDFFGKIARSGMGFVISIFLARLLEPSEFGLIAMVMVIIGIAEIFTDVGLGGALIQRRRVLPIHYSSVFYFNIFIASLLSLIIYFSASQIADFYNNTELIPLAEVMSVAFILSALSSVQSVKLRKELNYKIINKMSLISAFTSGVVGVLLAFYGAGVWSLVTQNLLQGIIYNVLIWSTAHWKPSLQFSFKALLHLWGFGFRMFLTGLIDNVFTRLDYMIIGKLFDATSLGFYQRAKSLNLFVIRYSSESLMSILFPVLSKVQNNLLRFQQIVIKGFGIINFVTFLLLGVLYLVSEELIVLLFGDKWLPSVYIFKILVLSGFVRPIGALLMNILMSRGKSKIVLRMAIYKVLIAFINFGVLYIWGMDAFLYGLIVVGLWDLFLNILFASREIKLSFIIFAKPFVVQASIAIFVVIFTNLITENLNQINIIMLMIKGSIFTFVYILINYLMNTGSYIYFLEQIMPMFRKRIHR, from the coding sequence TTGGATAATTTAAAAGAAAAAGCCAAAATAGCCTTTATCTGGGATTTTTTTGGAAAGATAGCCCGCAGTGGAATGGGTTTTGTCATTTCCATATTTTTAGCAAGGTTACTAGAACCGTCCGAATTTGGCTTGATCGCTATGGTGATGGTAATCATAGGGATCGCTGAAATCTTTACTGATGTAGGTCTTGGTGGCGCATTGATACAACGCCGTAGAGTTTTACCTATCCACTATAGTTCTGTTTTTTATTTCAACATTTTTATTGCTTCTCTTTTAAGTCTCATCATTTATTTTTCTGCATCACAAATAGCTGATTTTTATAACAATACGGAATTGATCCCTTTAGCTGAAGTGATGTCAGTTGCATTTATCCTCTCTGCATTATCCAGTGTTCAAAGTGTCAAATTAAGAAAAGAATTAAATTATAAAATTATAAACAAGATGAGTCTTATCTCTGCATTCACAAGTGGAGTAGTCGGTGTATTATTGGCTTTTTATGGTGCAGGGGTTTGGAGTTTAGTTACACAGAATTTATTGCAAGGTATCATCTATAATGTTCTGATCTGGAGTACAGCACACTGGAAACCATCTTTACAGTTTTCATTCAAAGCACTATTACACTTATGGGGATTTGGTTTTAGAATGTTTCTTACAGGATTAATAGATAATGTTTTTACACGGTTAGACTATATGATCATAGGTAAACTTTTTGATGCTACATCTTTAGGATTCTATCAGCGGGCAAAATCATTAAATCTTTTTGTAATCAGATATTCGTCTGAGAGTTTAATGAGCATTCTATTCCCAGTGCTAAGTAAAGTACAAAATAATCTGCTTAGATTTCAACAAATTGTGATAAAAGGGTTTGGGATTATTAATTTTGTTACATTCTTGCTTCTTGGTGTTTTATATCTTGTTTCCGAAGAACTCATTGTTTTACTGTTTGGAGATAAGTGGTTGCCGTCTGTATATATTTTTAAGATTCTTGTTTTAAGTGGGTTTGTACGTCCTATAGGTGCTTTATTGATGAATATACTAATGAGTAGAGGAAAATCTAAGATTGTGTTACGAATGGCAATTTATAAGGTACTAATAGCATTTATTAATTTCGGAGTCTTATATATTTGGGGCATGGACGCCTTTCTATATGGTTTGATAGTTGTCGGACTATGGGATCTCTTTTTAAATATTTTATTTGCCTCACGTGAAATTAAATTATCATTCATAATATTTGCAAAGCCTTTTGTTGTGCAAGCTAGTATTGCAATTTTTGTAGTTATTTTTACGAACTTAATTACTGAGAATTTAAATCAAATAAACATTATCATGTTAATGATAAAAGGAAGTATATTTACTTTTGTATATATCCTTATCAACTATCTGATGAATACAGGTTCCTATATTTACTTTTTAGAACAGATAATGCCAATGTTTAGAAAAAGGATACATAGATGA